Proteins encoded together in one bacterium window:
- a CDS encoding protein tyrosine phosphatase family protein gives MKKILFVFIFGISFLWETSFGQDSVSFPVKLDETGFREVIAKVDDLYISGQPDKESFAKLKSDGVTTIVNLRTPSEMENREYVPFDEAAVVDSLGMEYVHIPLGGEEYPYTPEAVKKFADAIANADGKVLLHCTVARRASHMFAAYLIQYKNFPPEKAIEYAKAVNFGDWPLEGLLDKKLRVEFE, from the coding sequence ATGAAAAAAATATTATTCGTTTTCATTTTCGGTATCAGTTTCCTTTGGGAAACTAGTTTTGGTCAGGATTCAGTCTCTTTCCCTGTTAAACTGGATGAAACCGGATTCCGTGAAGTGATTGCCAAAGTTGATGACCTTTACATAAGCGGACAACCTGATAAAGAATCGTTTGCTAAATTAAAGTCTGATGGTGTGACGACAATTGTAAATCTTCGCACTCCTTCTGAAATGGAAAACAGAGAATATGTTCCTTTTGATGAAGCCGCAGTTGTTGATAGTCTCGGGATGGAATATGTTCACATTCCGCTTGGAGGCGAAGAGTATCCGTACACTCCTGAAGCAGTCAAGAAATTTGCGGACGCAATAGCAAATGCTGATGGTAAAGTTCTATTGCACTGTACAGTTGCACGACGTGCGAGTCATATGTTCGCAGCATATTTAATTCAGTATAAAAATTTTCCTCCTGAAAAAGCAATAGAATATGCAAAAGCTGTCAACTTTGGTGACTGGCCATTGGAAGGATTGCTTGACAAGAAGTTGAGAGTTGAATTCGAATAG
- a CDS encoding NAD(P)-dependent alcohol dehydrogenase has translation MKAVFYSEYGPPEVLHLQETEKPVPKENEVLIKVHTSTVTATDCVFRRGEPKFSRLFTGLTKPKNQVLGSEFAGEIEAVGNSVNSFQVGDKVVGTTPGYGSYAEYICLQENKSTIAKIPSNKNYEEAISCCDGFLTSLPFLRDKGKIQKGNKVLIIGASGSVGSAAVQLAHYFDAEVTGVCSTSSIDLVKSIGADKVVDYTKDDFTRNGETYDIIFDLVGKTSFSKCKNSLKQNGKFLQAAITLKVIPSVLWTSIFSNKKFLIMATGLRPPVERSRDLNFITQLVEKGEIKPVIDKIFTMEEIAEAHRYVDTGHKKGNVLIKVSV, from the coding sequence ATGAAAGCAGTATTTTATTCTGAATATGGCCCACCTGAAGTTCTTCATCTTCAAGAAACTGAGAAACCGGTTCCAAAAGAGAATGAGGTTCTGATAAAAGTTCATACATCAACAGTTACAGCCACTGATTGCGTTTTCAGAAGAGGCGAACCGAAATTTTCAAGATTGTTCACAGGACTTACCAAACCAAAAAATCAAGTTTTAGGAAGTGAATTTGCCGGCGAGATTGAAGCTGTTGGGAACTCAGTTAATTCATTTCAAGTAGGTGATAAAGTTGTAGGAACAACTCCAGGTTACGGATCGTATGCAGAATATATTTGTCTGCAGGAAAATAAATCTACAATTGCCAAAATACCATCTAATAAAAATTATGAAGAAGCAATTTCCTGCTGTGATGGATTTTTAACTTCACTGCCTTTCCTTCGGGATAAAGGAAAAATTCAAAAAGGAAATAAAGTTTTGATCATCGGTGCATCGGGAAGCGTTGGCTCGGCTGCAGTTCAGCTTGCACATTATTTTGATGCTGAGGTTACAGGTGTTTGCAGCACTTCGAGCATAGATTTAGTAAAATCAATTGGTGCCGATAAAGTAGTCGATTACACCAAAGATGATTTCACAAGAAACGGTGAAACTTATGATATTATCTTTGATCTGGTAGGAAAAACCAGTTTTTCCAAGTGCAAAAATTCTTTAAAGCAAAATGGAAAATTTCTACAGGCTGCGATTACACTGAAAGTAATTCCTTCAGTTCTTTGGACTTCAATCTTCTCAAATAAAAAATTTTTGATAATGGCGACCGGATTAAGACCACCGGTTGAACGATCCAGGGATCTTAACTTCATCACACAACTAGTTGAAAAAGGTGAAATTAAACCCGTCATAGATAAAATATTCACTATGGAAGAAATTGCAGAAGCTCATCGGTATGTTGATACAGGACATAAAAAGGGAAATGTTTTGATAAAAGTATCGGTCTAG
- a CDS encoding carboxymuconolactone decarboxylase family protein has translation MKQLPKRFKKFKKDFPEVAKAYEELGIAVHKAGPLTEKTRALIKLAISTGAGLEGAVHSHTQAIDAGALNKTAVMLALLTIRFPLPR, from the coding sequence ATGAAGCAATTACCAAAAAGATTTAAGAAATTTAAGAAAGATTTTCCGGAAGTTGCTAAAGCTTATGAGGAGCTTGGAATTGCAGTTCACAAAGCCGGGCCGTTGACAGAAAAAACCAGAGCACTTATAAAACTTGCAATATCAACAGGTGCTGGTTTGGAAGGCGCTGTTCATTCCCACACACAAGCAATTGATGCAGGTGCGCTGAATAAAACAGCTGTTATGCTTGCGTTATTGACAATCCGTTTTCCTTTACCGCGATGA
- a CDS encoding nuclear transport factor 2 family protein yields MKKLFILILPITLFGLLSCSSEPEIDLVAERDNALQILENFNKAHEERNLDLLLSCFSDKPDIIILGTDENELWVDKVSFGQAQKRAYETFANVKLSERDKVLHLCKTGGQAWFYMRVNWYVESAGKQFTFDGIRTTGVLEKDNDKWQIVQLHTSMPVKGQVVEY; encoded by the coding sequence ATGAAAAAGTTGTTCATCCTGATCCTGCCAATAACATTATTCGGATTATTATCCTGCTCAAGCGAACCAGAGATAGATTTAGTAGCAGAGAGAGACAATGCTCTTCAGATTTTGGAAAATTTTAACAAAGCACATGAGGAAAGAAATCTTGATTTGCTGCTTTCTTGCTTTTCTGATAAGCCAGATATTATCATACTCGGCACTGATGAAAATGAGCTGTGGGTAGATAAAGTTTCGTTTGGACAGGCTCAAAAACGTGCTTACGAAACATTTGCTAATGTAAAATTATCCGAAAGAGATAAAGTCCTACACTTATGTAAAACTGGCGGTCAAGCTTGGTTCTATATGAGAGTTAACTGGTATGTAGAATCTGCCGGTAAACAATTTACATTTGATGGAATAAGAACCACCGGCGTACTTGAAAAAGATAATGATAAGTGGCAGATCGTACAGTTGCACACTTCTATGCCGGTTAAAGGGCAGGTGGTGGAGTACTAG
- a CDS encoding DUF4397 domain-containing protein yields MKKILGSLIVLFTFSSLLAQQTTRLQVIHNAADPVAAVVDVYVNGNLAIDNFEFRKATPFIDIPANTLLNIGIAPGNSGSVNDTIKNFQATLNKNKKYVLIANGVLDPSQFSPNPDGKNISFTLFAKDNIREQGVSWNKVDFVVVHGSTDAPTVDVLAERVYSEGYSDISVEAETGSINGIEGVTESGLRLVNNASYGDITNYKRLFPTEYI; encoded by the coding sequence ATGAAAAAAATATTAGGCTCCTTAATCGTTCTATTTACTTTCTCATCTTTATTAGCTCAGCAAACAACTCGCCTTCAGGTAATTCACAATGCTGCAGATCCAGTTGCTGCGGTTGTTGATGTTTATGTGAATGGGAATTTGGCAATTGATAATTTTGAATTCAGAAAGGCGACACCTTTCATTGACATACCGGCAAATACTTTATTGAATATTGGTATTGCACCGGGGAACAGCGGTTCTGTAAATGATACTATTAAAAATTTTCAGGCGACTTTAAATAAAAATAAAAAGTACGTTCTGATAGCTAATGGCGTTTTAGACCCATCTCAATTCAGTCCAAACCCGGACGGAAAAAATATAAGTTTCACATTGTTCGCAAAAGATAATATACGTGAACAGGGTGTAAGCTGGAATAAAGTTGATTTTGTAGTAGTACACGGTTCAACTGATGCACCGACAGTTGATGTACTAGCTGAACGCGTTTATTCAGAAGGTTACTCAGATATATCCGTTGAAGCAGAAACCGGTAGTATAAATGGTATAGAAGGTGTGACAGAATCAGGATTAAGATTAGTAAATAACGCATCCTATGGAGATATCACAAATTATAAGAGATTATTTCCGACTGAGTACATTTAA
- the lipB gene encoding lipoyl(octanoyl) transferase LipB, with protein sequence MEKKILTYCDLGFIDYKEAWDLQHVIHSKRVSGELDDILFLLEHPNTYTLGKTAHKDNLVGSKDYLRQNQISVYDIDRGGDITYHGPGQIVGYPIIDLNNWCKDTHKYLRALEEVIINTCEEYGLKCGRNEKHTGVWIDDRKIAAIGIKVSRWVTMHGFAFNVNTDLHLFTGIIPCGIQDKSVTSLKQELGNEINIDEVKEKLLDNFVSLFNYSKILIIEKEELLQKIIQPHSEKVVQ encoded by the coding sequence ATGGAAAAGAAGATTTTAACATATTGCGATTTAGGATTCATCGATTATAAAGAGGCTTGGGATCTTCAGCATGTGATTCATTCAAAAAGAGTTTCAGGTGAGCTTGATGATATCCTGTTTCTTCTTGAGCATCCAAATACTTATACCCTGGGTAAGACTGCACACAAGGATAATTTAGTTGGCTCAAAAGATTATTTAAGGCAAAATCAAATTTCCGTTTATGATATTGATCGTGGTGGTGATATTACTTATCACGGACCCGGACAAATTGTCGGCTATCCAATCATTGATTTAAATAACTGGTGCAAAGACACGCACAAATATTTAAGAGCGCTTGAAGAAGTAATTATCAATACTTGTGAAGAATATGGACTGAAATGCGGAAGGAATGAAAAACATACCGGCGTCTGGATTGATGACCGTAAAATTGCAGCAATTGGAATTAAAGTAAGCAGATGGGTTACGATGCACGGTTTTGCTTTTAATGTGAACACTGATTTGCATTTATTTACTGGAATCATTCCTTGCGGTATTCAGGATAAATCAGTTACATCGCTTAAGCAAGAATTGGGAAACGAAATTAATATAGATGAAGTGAAAGAAAAATTGTTGGATAATTTTGTGTCTTTGTTCAATTACAGTAAAATATTGATTATTGAAAAAGAAGAATTACTTCAAAAAATCATTCAACCACATAGTGAGAAGGTTGTTCAATGA
- a CDS encoding dehydrogenase E1 component subunit alpha/beta yields the protein MKEKNISNNGLMGFEKKQLLDILRMMIRSRIIDNKAMRLLKQGKTFFHIAAEGHEAVQMAIGLHLDPKKDWLFPYYRDLGTVLMAGLTPEEVFLGTFAKATDPASGGRQLPVHWGMINGQIPSQSSPTGTQFLQAVGTALASRKKGIKNVSYVSSGEGTTSQGEFHEAVNWASREKLPVLFVIQNNRYAISVPVEHQTAGKDGSVAEMMGGFHTLYRKRIDGTDFFESYEELKKAIEYIKSGKGPALIEANVVRLQSHSSSDDQKKYRDKNELEKDKEKDPIEKFVAKLKKEGILTEDDYQKIWKEINGEIDEAADRASKSADPDPRDAARYVFDESGLKESMDYEKSEPSGEKIVMVDAINHGLHEEMKRNKDMYIFGEDIADMKGGVFTATKGLSTNFGDDRVFNSPLAEASILGVANGMALAGLKPVVEIQFGDYIWPAFMQMKNETASMRYRSNNAWSAPVVVRVAVGGYIHGGLCHSQNIESIYAHVPGIFIAYPSNAADAKGLLKTACRINDPVLFCEHKGLYRQSSAISLEPGDDYLLPFGKAKVVKEGKDITVVSYGVSMWDSVLAAKKLEEEFGYSVEVIDIRTIIPLDEETIFRSVKKTNKVIVIHEDTFTGGFGAEIAARVADNCFQYLDGPVRRIAAKDTHIPYAPVLENEVLPSRQQIYSGIKELIEF from the coding sequence ATGAAAGAGAAAAATATTTCCAACAACGGATTGATGGGATTCGAAAAGAAGCAATTACTTGATATACTCAGAATGATGATCCGATCCCGGATTATTGACAACAAAGCGATGCGTTTACTCAAGCAGGGTAAAACATTTTTTCACATTGCTGCAGAAGGTCACGAAGCAGTGCAGATGGCGATTGGTTTACATCTCGATCCTAAAAAAGATTGGTTATTCCCGTACTATCGTGATCTCGGAACAGTTTTAATGGCTGGATTAACTCCCGAAGAAGTTTTTCTCGGAACTTTTGCTAAAGCTACGGATCCAGCTAGCGGTGGAAGACAACTTCCAGTTCACTGGGGAATGATTAATGGACAAATTCCATCACAATCAAGTCCAACAGGTACTCAGTTTTTGCAAGCAGTCGGTACCGCGTTAGCTTCGAGGAAAAAAGGAATAAAAAATGTTTCTTATGTGAGTAGTGGTGAAGGAACAACCAGTCAGGGAGAATTTCACGAAGCAGTTAATTGGGCAAGCAGAGAAAAACTTCCAGTACTTTTTGTAATTCAGAATAACAGATACGCTATTTCAGTTCCGGTCGAACATCAAACAGCTGGTAAAGATGGTTCAGTGGCTGAGATGATGGGCGGATTCCACACTCTTTACAGAAAACGAATTGACGGCACTGATTTTTTTGAATCGTATGAAGAATTAAAAAAGGCAATTGAATATATTAAAAGCGGAAAAGGTCCTGCACTCATTGAAGCAAATGTAGTTAGACTTCAATCACATTCATCTTCTGATGATCAGAAGAAATACAGGGATAAAAATGAATTAGAAAAAGATAAAGAAAAGGATCCCATCGAAAAATTCGTTGCTAAATTGAAGAAAGAAGGAATACTGACAGAAGATGATTATCAAAAAATATGGAAAGAAATTAATGGTGAAATTGATGAAGCTGCTGACAGAGCTTCTAAATCAGCTGACCCTGATCCCAGAGATGCAGCAAGATATGTTTTTGATGAAAGTGGTTTAAAAGAATCAATGGATTACGAAAAGAGCGAACCCTCCGGAGAAAAAATTGTGATGGTAGACGCAATTAATCACGGGCTTCACGAAGAGATGAAACGAAACAAAGATATGTACATTTTTGGTGAAGATATAGCAGATATGAAAGGCGGAGTGTTCACGGCAACAAAAGGACTTTCAACTAATTTTGGTGATGACAGAGTATTTAACTCACCACTTGCTGAAGCAAGCATTCTCGGAGTTGCGAATGGAATGGCACTAGCCGGTCTAAAACCAGTTGTTGAAATTCAATTCGGTGATTATATCTGGCCTGCATTTATGCAAATGAAAAATGAAACTGCTTCAATGCGTTATCGTTCAAACAATGCATGGTCAGCTCCGGTTGTAGTTCGTGTTGCTGTTGGTGGTTACATTCACGGCGGACTTTGTCACAGTCAAAACATCGAATCAATTTACGCTCACGTTCCTGGAATATTTATTGCGTATCCAAGCAATGCGGCTGATGCGAAAGGATTACTGAAAACAGCATGCAGAATTAATGATCCGGTTCTTTTCTGTGAGCACAAAGGGCTTTATCGTCAAAGTTCTGCAATATCACTTGAGCCTGGAGATGATTATCTGCTTCCATTCGGAAAAGCAAAAGTTGTAAAAGAAGGGAAAGATATTACAGTTGTTTCTTATGGAGTTTCAATGTGGGATTCTGTACTCGCTGCAAAGAAATTAGAAGAAGAATTTGGATATTCAGTTGAAGTTATTGATATCAGGACGATCATTCCACTTGATGAAGAAACAATCTTCAGATCTGTGAAGAAGACAAATAAAGTAATTGTAATTCACGAAGATACATTTACAGGTGGATTCGGAGCGGAAATAGCTGCACGAGTTGCTGATAATTGCTTCCAATATCTTGATGGTCCTGTTAGAAGAATTGCAGCAAAGGATACACATATTCCGTATGCACCGGTTTTAGAGAATGAAGTTTTACCGTCCAGGCAACAGATTTATTCTGGCATTAAAGAATTAATAGAATTTTGA
- a CDS encoding four helix bundle protein, which produces MEYPGFMNMSVWRKSIDLLLKIYEITKSFPSDERFGLISDMRRAVNSVSHNYAEGIGRFEPRDKTRFYKISRGSGYELMSQSFTSFKLGFISDITTLDEIISSTTEIVNELTALIISLEKKAGTSDE; this is translated from the coding sequence ATGGAATATCCGGGTTTTATGAATATGTCAGTTTGGAGGAAGTCAATTGATTTGCTTCTTAAAATCTATGAAATCACAAAATCATTTCCATCCGATGAAAGATTCGGATTGATCAGTGATATGCGTCGTGCAGTAAATTCTGTCTCCCATAATTATGCCGAAGGAATTGGTAGGTTTGAACCACGAGACAAAACAAGATTTTACAAAATATCACGTGGAAGTGGATACGAATTGATGAGTCAGAGTTTTACTTCTTTTAAATTAGGATTTATTTCCGATATAACAACCTTGGATGAAATAATATCATCCACAACTGAAATAGTAAATGAACTAACAGCATTAATAATTTCTTTAGAGAAAAAGGCAGGTACATCAGATGAATAA
- the sucB gene encoding 2-oxoglutarate dehydrogenase, E2 component, dihydrolipoamide succinyltransferase → MDIIMPKMGESVNEGTIIKWHKKVGDIVKQDEIIFEISTDKVDTEIPSPAEGVLKEIKYKEGDTVEVGTVVAVIDSGNTSEIAETPEAAIEEKKVKEKTDSAPLQSEKSEPSGDLIEIEMPKMGESVMEGTIIKWYKKVGDKIKKDETIFEISTDKVDTEIPSPVEGTLAEVLIGEQETVSVGTIVAKISTGAGNVTSVKKETRTEKKAEMSEPVSMHDNFGNAEISEREKLKGDGNGFYSPLVLSIAQKENVSFDELRKISGTGLQGRVTKNDVLSYLEKRGKQKPSSKPFEEKKERTAAPSPSFVPSEVRTVLSGTGVEKIPMDNIRQKIMDHMVASRDTSVHVAEMIEVDMNRIHNFIQQNKDEFQQKYGVKLTYMAFIAQACVKAIQAHPLINSSIDGNTILQKSFVNLGIAVAIEPTGLIVPNIKGAEQLNLVGLAKAINDLAFRSRNKKLTPDDISGGTFTITNYGVFGTVFGTPIINQPEVAILGVGAVIKKPIVVSIEGSDSIAIRPVMALTLSHDHRLIDGMLGGMFLKHLKETLENFESDIL, encoded by the coding sequence ATGGACATAATCATGCCCAAAATGGGTGAAAGTGTAAACGAAGGAACCATTATCAAATGGCACAAAAAAGTTGGTGACATCGTTAAGCAGGATGAAATAATTTTTGAAATCAGCACTGATAAAGTTGATACAGAAATTCCGTCTCCGGCAGAAGGAGTTCTGAAAGAAATTAAGTACAAAGAAGGTGACACAGTTGAAGTCGGGACAGTAGTAGCTGTAATTGACAGTGGAAACACCTCGGAAATTGCAGAAACACCTGAAGCAGCGATTGAAGAAAAGAAGGTTAAAGAAAAAACAGATTCTGCTCCATTGCAAAGTGAAAAGTCAGAACCATCAGGTGATCTGATTGAAATCGAAATGCCAAAGATGGGTGAATCAGTGATGGAAGGAACCATCATCAAATGGTATAAGAAAGTTGGCGATAAGATTAAAAAGGATGAAACGATATTTGAAATAAGTACTGATAAAGTAGATACTGAAATTCCTTCACCTGTCGAAGGGACTCTTGCTGAAGTTCTGATAGGCGAGCAGGAAACGGTTTCAGTAGGAACGATAGTTGCAAAAATATCAACCGGTGCAGGAAATGTTACTTCAGTAAAAAAAGAAACCAGGACTGAAAAGAAAGCAGAAATGAGTGAACCGGTTTCAATGCATGATAATTTTGGAAATGCAGAAATAAGTGAAAGAGAAAAGTTGAAAGGAGATGGCAACGGATTTTATTCTCCTCTCGTTCTCAGTATTGCGCAGAAAGAAAATGTAAGTTTCGATGAATTAAGAAAAATTTCCGGTACGGGTTTACAGGGAAGAGTAACTAAGAATGATGTTTTATCTTATCTTGAAAAAAGAGGAAAGCAAAAACCTTCATCGAAACCATTTGAAGAAAAGAAAGAAAGAACTGCTGCTCCATCACCATCATTTGTTCCATCTGAAGTCAGAACTGTACTGTCGGGAACGGGAGTTGAAAAAATTCCGATGGACAATATTCGGCAAAAGATAATGGATCATATGGTTGCGAGCCGTGATACTTCTGTCCACGTAGCTGAAATGATCGAAGTTGATATGAATCGAATCCATAATTTTATTCAGCAAAATAAAGATGAGTTCCAGCAGAAGTATGGTGTGAAGCTTACTTATATGGCATTCATTGCACAAGCTTGTGTTAAAGCTATTCAAGCTCATCCATTAATAAATTCAAGTATTGATGGAAATACTATACTTCAGAAAAGTTTTGTTAATCTTGGGATTGCTGTTGCAATTGAACCAACTGGTCTGATAGTCCCGAACATTAAAGGTGCTGAGCAGCTCAATCTTGTTGGATTAGCAAAAGCAATTAATGATCTTGCATTCAGATCGCGAAATAAAAAATTAACTCCTGATGATATTTCCGGCGGAACTTTTACGATCACAAATTATGGTGTATTCGGAACAGTATTCGGTACACCAATAATTAATCAACCAGAAGTTGCAATACTTGGAGTTGGTGCTGTAATCAAGAAACCAATTGTTGTGAGTATCGAAGGCTCTGATTCAATAGCAATCAGACCAGTAATGGCGTTAACGTTATCACACGATCACAGACTAATTGATGGTATGTTGGGCGGTATGTTCCTGAAACATTTGAAAGAAACATTAGAAAATTTTGAATCTGATATTTTATAA
- a CDS encoding lipoyl synthase translates to MSVINRHQKAFKEQIEKEKIPLGKRPDWLKVKLPTGDNYSDVRNLMREKKLNTVCEEAKCPNIAECWNHRTATFMILGDTCTRSCGFCNVKLGLPTELDLDEPRRVVDAIKQLNLRHAVITSVNRDELEDGGSAIFKGEAGSRFAGKSRGLKTKSGIMVGIGEKTEEVLDLMKDLYDHGCEIMTIGQYLQPTKVHLPVDRFVTPEEFRMYKEEGLKMGFKIVESSPLVRSSYHAHEHAKVS, encoded by the coding sequence ATGAGCGTAATCAATCGTCATCAAAAAGCATTTAAAGAACAAATAGAAAAAGAAAAAATTCCATTAGGAAAAAGGCCGGACTGGCTTAAAGTAAAACTTCCTACCGGGGATAATTATTCCGATGTTCGCAATTTGATGCGAGAGAAAAAACTCAACACAGTTTGCGAAGAAGCGAAATGTCCGAATATAGCTGAATGCTGGAATCACCGGACTGCAACTTTTATGATTCTTGGAGATACCTGCACACGAAGCTGTGGTTTCTGTAACGTTAAACTTGGCTTGCCAACTGAACTTGATCTTGATGAACCGCGAAGAGTCGTTGATGCAATTAAACAATTGAATTTAAGACACGCAGTAATTACATCAGTCAACAGGGATGAACTTGAGGATGGCGGATCAGCAATTTTTAAAGGCGAAGCGGGATCTCGATTTGCGGGAAAATCTAGAGGACTAAAAACTAAAAGTGGAATTATGGTTGGAATCGGTGAGAAAACAGAAGAAGTTCTTGATTTGATGAAAGATCTTTATGATCACGGATGCGAGATAATGACTATCGGTCAGTATCTCCAGCCAACCAAAGTGCATCTACCGGTTGATAGATTTGTCACTCCGGAAGAATTTAGGATGTACAAAGAAGAGGGTTTAAAAATGGGATTCAAAATTGTTGAATCCTCGCCATTGGTACGTAGCTCATACCACGCACACGAACACGCTAAAGTCAGTTAA
- a CDS encoding NmrA family NAD(P)-binding protein, which yields MSQKKIIAVLGSTGAQGGGLVRTILADKSGEFQVRALTRDINSDKAKALAQLGAEVMAVDIDNYDSLKKAFDGAYGVFAVTFFWDHFSAEKEIEEAKLIAKAVKDTNVKHLIWSTLEDTRNWVPLNDNRMPTLQGKYKVPHFDGKGEADNIFVNEKLPVTLLLTSAYWENMIYFGWNPTRGQDGKITLNMPMGDKKLPAIAVEDIGKCAYAVFKRGNEFIGKKIGIAGEHLTGKQMAEELTKALGEEVKYNAVPFDVYRGLDFPGAEDVGNMFQFKHDFNDYYCGARNIDFVKSLNPELKSFSDWLKDNAKKIPLG from the coding sequence ATGTCACAAAAGAAAATCATTGCCGTACTCGGTTCAACCGGTGCACAAGGAGGTGGATTGGTTCGGACGATTCTTGCGGATAAATCAGGAGAGTTTCAAGTCCGAGCATTAACAAGAGATATAAATTCAGATAAAGCAAAAGCGCTTGCACAATTGGGTGCAGAGGTAATGGCTGTGGATATCGATAATTACGATAGTCTGAAAAAAGCTTTCGATGGTGCTTATGGAGTATTTGCTGTAACATTTTTCTGGGATCACTTTTCAGCCGAAAAAGAAATTGAAGAAGCAAAGTTGATTGCAAAAGCTGTTAAAGATACAAATGTTAAGCATCTCATATGGTCAACACTTGAAGATACACGAAACTGGGTTCCATTGAATGATAACCGAATGCCTACGCTTCAGGGGAAGTATAAAGTTCCTCACTTTGATGGAAAAGGAGAAGCTGATAATATTTTTGTCAATGAAAAACTTCCGGTAACATTATTATTAACGAGTGCTTACTGGGAAAATATGATTTACTTTGGCTGGAATCCGACGCGAGGACAAGATGGAAAAATAACTTTAAACATGCCAATGGGTGATAAAAAACTCCCGGCAATTGCAGTTGAAGATATTGGTAAATGTGCTTATGCAGTTTTCAAACGAGGTAATGAATTTATCGGAAAGAAAATTGGAATTGCGGGCGAGCATCTTACAGGAAAACAGATGGCCGAAGAACTTACAAAAGCACTTGGTGAAGAAGTAAAATACAACGCAGTTCCTTTTGATGTTTACCGTGGTTTAGATTTTCCCGGAGCTGAAGATGTTGGAAATATGTTCCAGTTTAAGCACGATTTTAATGATTACTACTGCGGTGCGAGGAATATTGATTTTGTAAAATCATTAAATCCTGAATTGAAAAGCTTCAGTGATTGGTTGAAAGATAACGCAAAGAAAATTCCACTAGGTTAA